ACCTGTGATAGACAAGCCAACTCGATACTCCACACCAATCACTGAACAAATCACTGTAcaaatgccctgattggtcggaTATGAGCCCAGAACTACCCCAAAATTGGTCTTGGCTCCAACCGGGGGCCAGCACAGTCCATTGGATTGACAGAATGGCTATGCCATTTATAACTACGGTAATTACTCAAAAAATACTAGTAAATTCTTGCCTGCAGAACCGTATTTATTCTTGTTGACACCAGCTGTGCGATCCTAACCACAGTCTACCCCTTGCTGGGAGGTCGGCTTAGGAGGTaaagcagttgtcttgtaaccgaaaggttgctagttaaatccccagctcctcctagctgagtgttgatgtgtccctgagcgagacactcAACCCAACCCGctgctgacgagctggctgtcgccttgcacggttgactctgccgtcactgtgtcaatgtgtgtattaaccgatgtaagtcgcttgggataaaagcgtctgctaaataccccAATTGTAATTGCTGTTTCTCTGTCGCATAGACTTCATAAGCACAGGAGAAGACCGGACCGTGAGGATATGGAGGAAGGGGGAGTGCCATCAGACCATCCGCCTCCCGGCCCAGTCGGTGTGGAGCTGCTGCATTCTGCCCAACAACGACATAGCGGTGGGGGCCAGGTAACGCAGCTCTCTCGTATGCACTCTGCTCTCCATCGGGGAAGATGTGTGATCCGTCTGATCCTTAGAGGTTGGACTTTGACGCAAAGCTGTATTTTGATTGGGTGTCTACTATTTTGAATACAGAAAAACATGTTCCTGATTGCATTTATTAACGAAGCACGAAGGAACTCGTTGCATGTCCATTGTTCTTTCATGAACACTGAACGTTGAGCAACTGGGCTAGGAGTGTCTTGAGGCACACATTGGAAACGATTGGCTGGattatttttttgctttgaGCGGTTTGGCCCTGatcgctttctctttctctctctccaccagcgATGGGCTCATCCGAGTGTTCACGGAGGCAGAGGATCGCGTGGCCAGTCCACAGGAGCTGCTGGCCTTCGAGGACGAGCTCTCCAAGACCACCATAGACCCTAAGACGGGAGACCTGGGGGACATCAAGATCGACGACCTGCCTGGGAGGGAACACCTGGACGAGCCTGGTAACCCACGGAGAGATCCTCCACGAAACGTAGAGATGTTCAGATACCGATACTGCCTAAAGGGCGGCATCGGGTATGGGCGAGTACGCAAGTCTGTGCGCCGATCCGATACATCACGTTCATTAACGGTCAGAGGTGGAAGGTCGTGTGTTCGAGCTACCAAGTCGGAAAAACATGGATGCGTAACTTCAAGAATACAATGTATCATTTATAATTAtagataaaaaatgtaaatgatatAGCAATagattattttcttttagtAAGGACTAGTGCTGTTACAATACTAGATACTGTATCGGTTAACtcggtatcggctgatattcaagttcaggaatcggaATCGGGAAGGAAAATATGGTATCGGATCATCTGTAAGGAATCGTGTGGTTGGAAGTTCCCGTCTCACTGTCCTCCACGACGTTTCTCTTCTTGCAGGGAACCGCGACGGACAGACGCGTCTGATCAAGGAGGCGGACAAGGTGGAGGCGTACCAGTGGAGCGTCAGCGAGAGCCGCTGGATGAAGATCGGAGACGTGGTGGGAGGGTCCAGCCAGCACACCACCAAGAAGGTCACGTACGAGGGGAAGGTAGGAGGATTCATGCTGTCACTCAAACATTAACATTGAgtgcgtttagcagacgcttttatcaaaagcgtacatttgtcagaagaaagagaaacaatagttcatctctgtctgtacagtaaggatgttcatagaaccacgtgtcaagcactaactatcactaggttaacccattccccgtaaacaATAAAGATGGCTAgtataagatgctacacgatgctaagtactgcTTTTAAGttcaaggacgtacaacatagaGTAAGTGGGTTAGGGGGGAGGCGAGACGAGCCTAGGTGACCTCTGAACTGTTGAGTCTTTTGCCGCCATTGACCACGCCGTTCCTGCGCAGGAGTACGACTTTGTGTTCACCATCGACGTGAACGAGGGAGGTCCGTCCATGAAGCTGCCCTACAACATGTCCGAGGATCCCTGGCTCACCGCACACAACTTCCTGCAGAAGAACGACCTGAGCTCCGCCTTCCTGGACCAGGTGGCCAACTTCATCATCGAGAACTCCAAGGGGCACGTGGTGGGGCCGGCCACCCCCAGTGCAGTAGACCCCTTCACTGGTGAGCCCTGCTGCCTGAGACGGTGCAATCAGGAGCTTGTTTCTTTGGGTTTTAGAGTGTGAGaatttttattgatatttaaaaaaaataataataataataattatcaacaaaCCAATATATTTGAGTTgaagattttttcttttttttttcaatctgtttatttattttattcattaaatgttttatagaaattgcTGAACAGCTCGATACATATCCCTtcattgttttatatttgaCCATTTTAGATTTGACCATTTGGTCtattttttaaggcgaaatatcgaagttctcagttacaaagtgttttatgGATCCTTTGTCTCTTTGAAACGTGCGCTGCTGGTTAATTAACCCTTTGTGCGGTTCCAGAGGGCCTGTAATTCAAGCACTTAAAGGCTAAACGTATAAACTTGTCTCTAACGCGCCTCAGGCTAATTAACTTGACACTGGGAGGCGTTCCACATGACGGCAGCGCTGTTGGTTTTATAGGCCGGAGGTAAACGTGTTTTACCTGATCCTTGTGAACAGGATCTGGGCGCTACGTCCCGGGAGCGGCGGACGGCAGGACGGGCTTCGGGGCGGACCCCTTCACAGGTGGGGTCACCTTTTGTCTCCCAGAACAATAAGAGCAGCGCCCGGACGCTTGACTttgacatggaggaaaatgtgtaattatttaacgtagggctgggcgattaatcaaattttgatctTGATTTCAATTTTAGCGTCAGAacaaagggcagaacagctggacatacatgcatacatatctgtacatcattttagattggaacttTTCTTTTGACCactttgtgtatatatatttatttttattacttaACGGTGAaaattcaaagttctcagttacaaaaataaaatctgagagacatgctgaataaataaaacatgtttttaaactCTAAAATAATTGTtagaataatcgtgatttcaatattgaccaaaagcATCGTGATTacgatttttcccataatcgagcagccctcaTTGAaggtgttgttgctgttgtttgtggCCAGGCTCTGGCCGATACATCCCCGGGTCAGGATCCACCGGCGGCTCGACAGGTGCGACCGACCCCTTTACAGGTGAGCTCCCGGTCACCTGGGGAACCTGATGAAGAACCGTGTGGATGCAGACCCGTGTTGTTGTGCGTTGGTGAAAGGGTGCCCTGAATCTAGCTTGTAATGAATGGCCATGGGTTATGTGTTTTGAACCCAAGTGCTCCTAAAGTCAAACTTCAATTAATTAAAGTCATTGAACTTTATAAATCAAATTGTATCACAATCCCTCTACAAATATCCTGATCAGAGTCTGGGATTAGTAAGTGACCGTCTTATCCCTTCTCCTAAAACAAATCACATTCTGTCCGTATTAATATTAGGTTATTGTTATGTAATGTTGACCAAGCTTGGGCTAAGAGCCCTGGAGATGTTTGGATCTGACCGCTCCACCTCTCCGTCCTTGTCCCCctgtccccgtccccctccagGTGGAGGTGCCTACTCCTCCGCAGCCTTCAGGCAGACCGCCACCAACGTCTACTTCCCCAAGACGGACGGCGTGACCTTCGACCAGGCCAACGCCACACAGATTATGGGTAAGAAAGTCGCATGATAAAAAACCAGAGTTGTATGTATAATAAGTAACCCTTTTTTGAGATAATGGATTCACATTTCAGGTGTAACAGCGTTTCACCTTGGCGCAGGAAAATGTACAATAGACAGCAATGACTTGAGACTGACTGAGATAATTTAAGACTAACATCaagttcagagttcacctggacacTTATTGCACATATcttatgttgtacatcctggcacttagaAATagtattgtgtagcatcttatcctagctatctttgttgtatacagggaatggggtaacctagcgattgtaagtTCTTGGCACTTATTTCTAAGAACATCCTTACTTTACCGaaagtgatatattgttgtttctctttcttcttacaaatttatttattatggtcGCTTTGGACGACAGCACCTGCTTGAACggcctcaatgtaaatgtaatataaagGGTTGACCCCGTGGTGACCTGCTGTCCCCCAGCCAAGCTGAAGGAGCTGAACGGCACTGCGTCCCCGGAGCACAAGCTGTCGGAGGAGTTTGTGGAGAGCCTGGAGAAGATGCTGGACAGCGTGGTGGGCGGTGCCAACAACTCCACGCCGCCACCCAGCCTGCAGCAGATCAACCTGCTCTGGAAGGCGTCCCACTGGCCTGAAGGTACCCCCCCCCGAAAAGAACTCAGTCAGCGTCAGCGTGGTTTAAAGCAGTAGGACTTCTGTACGCTTCGAAACCACGAAATTAACGAGTagtaaaaattatatatttcttttcTTAGTTAAATAAAATACGAAGACAAGTCAGATTCCCGTCACAAAAGGCTCCATTGTGGACACCAAGTTATTTGCAGAGCGTGTACCTTTTACTCTAAAATCACTACTATAATAGTCAGTCAATATATGTCTCTGGAGGACGTTAATGGAAACATAATTCTGTTCCAATAGATAGACTCGTTTTGATGCACCTCATACTTTCTCCTCTAAGTACCTCGTGCATAACAAGCATTTAAAACATGGCTCCAGACCACGCTACGGCCCCCCCGCCCTTATCCCATCCATTACccctcctgcgtctccccctctttACTCCGTCCGGCCCGCCTCCACCCTGGGCTGAGTTCAGGAGGTGGAGCacgttgacttgtaaccggaaggttgcagCTCCTCCGAGCGCAGATTGCCGAGGTgttcctgagcaaggcacccaaccctcacccccccccccccccccccccccccctcgtccttGCACGgtggactccgccgtcggtgtgtgaccGTGTGCACGAATGGCTGAACGTTAGGCAACATTGTAAAGTACgtcgagtggccactggttaggaaagcgctgtataaatgcagtccattgacCATaaccctccgtctccccccccgcccgcctcccgccctccctccccccccccccccagacatcgTGTTCCCCGTGCTGGACATCCTGCGGCTGGCAGTGCGCCACCCGCAGGTCAACGAGAGCCTGTGCGGCGAGGCGGAGGGCGTGCAGCTCTGCAACCACCTGCTGGGCCTGATGGCCCCCCAGGGCCGGCCGGCCAACCAGATGCTGGCCCTGAGGACTCTGTGCAACTGCTTCGGGGGCCCCCAGGGCCGCGCCCTCCTCCTGGCGCAGCGGGAGGCCGTGCTGGCGCGCGCGGCCGAGCTGGCCGTCGGCGGCAGCAAGAACACGCAGGTGGCGCTGGCCACGCTGCTGCTGAACTACGCGGGCTGCCTGCACGGGCGGCCCGACCTGGAGGCCAAGGCGCAGTGCCTGTCGGTGGCCAGCAGCGCGCTGGAGTCGGTGCAGGACAAGGAGGCGGTGTTCCGGCTGCTGGTGGCGCTGGGCACGACCCTGGCCTCGGATCAGTCGGCCCGAGAGCTGGCCCGCTCCCTGGGGGTCACCTCCCAGATCGCCAAGTACTCGTCGGTGGCGGACCCGGCCAAGGTGGGCGAGTGCTGCCAGCTGGTGCTGAATGAACTGCAGTGacgtgggggagaggggggcacgCGTGGTGTCCTGGCTTAATATCGGTTTCAATATCCCGTTTTTGTTCAACAATGGTTTGTGGTGGATACATGACTAATGCACGTGCAGCAATAAAAAAAGATGTACAAATTGCAAATTTgaataaacttttttttatttatgctGGTGTAAATCGATTAAACGCACGTCATCTTTACCCAAGAGCTTGGTGGTCACATATCTAGGGTGAATGTAAGTTGAATGATGCAGTTGTTTGACATGTTTGGACTGGAAACGCATTATAGAAGAATAAAGTTATGTTTTCAATGCTTGAGCAATTAAACCACAAAAGTGGGGGAAAGATATCGAATTAAGGTAATTTGTCTCAACCAGGGGCTTAAGAATGCAATATAAAGGTTTGTCGGAAGAATGCGTAACACCCTTTCATGCTTGAATTCATGAAAATGGTTAACTGCATTGCATTTCTCAGTATAGTCAGTAACAATAACACTGAAGATGGAGACAGAACCACACAACACAGAAGCTCCATCACAGAGCCGTAACCATAGGAACGTGACGTAACCATAGGAACGCAACGGCTCTTCTGGTAAACGTGGGTACTGCTTTTGAACACTTGGGGCGCTGTTTCTTTGGGGGAATATCGGCAGAACTAACGATTGAATAAAACAGTTTttactattatatattattatactgaaatatatataaatggatacaaaatacatatttgatgttataaaaagtaaaatcttattttattttcaaacaaaacaaacggtAAGAGTCCACCCAGTTACTGGAAGTGCGTCATACAACATCCgcctttgttaaaaaaaattggCGGCTGTACCCGGGTTGGGTCGGGTCGTAGCGGGATGTTGTTTATGTTATTATCACGAGTTTAATGATTAATTTAACTGATTAGAAAGTACGTATGGATTCAACACTAGCCTTTAAACCACATTAATATTTAAACCTAACTCGACCGTGATCGTGTTTAAAACTACGGACCACAACTCACCTATAAGGGAGAATGGCGAGCCCGGCGTGTGTCCAGAGGAGTCCGGGGAGATACCTCTGGTGTTCCCTTCTTAGTCTGGGCTTCACCCCCGAGGCCGAGATCTCCAACCTGGTGGGCAAGACCAACGTCAAGTACATCAACCTGGGAGTGTAAGTTGCTgctgtttatctttgtcaaaCCTTTTCTAAACATCAACCTGGGACTGGGAGAAGCTGCTGTTCAGCTGTCTTCTACCCCCCTGAACATCGCTCTCCTTGCACAGCTGATGGTTCAATTCCGCGTCCATGTAACAACATTGTTCTACTTGTCCACAGGCACATGTTTGACAAACCCAACAAAGACGCCTTTTACATTGTGGTCCATTTCCTGTTGTATAAACTGGACCCCACTCGCTTCAGTGAGGCGTACAGGTCAGTATCTACATTGACTGTTGTCAATGTTTAACTCATATGTATGAAGTCTGTTATCCATATTCAACTCGCATGTAATAAGTCTGTTGTCCATATTCAACTCACATGTATTAAGTATGTTGTCTACTGTATATTCAAATCGCATGTAGTAAGTCTGTTGTCCATATTCAACTCACATGTATTAAGTATGTTGTCTACTGTATATTCAAATCGCATGTAGTAAGTGTGTTGTCCATATTCAACTCATGTAATACGTCTGTTTTCCATATTCAGCTCACATGTATGAAGTCTGTTGTCCATATTAAGTTCCATGTATGAAGTCTGTTGTCCATATTCTACTCCTATGTATTAAGCCTTTTGTCCATATTTAACTCAAATAGCGGTTGTCTGTTGTGTAGGTACTGCTGGCCTGTGTTTGACCGCAAAGCAGACACTGAGTTCAGGAAAATCACACTCGCCTGGCTTAAAGACATCGTAAGAACTGAATTCAGAATGTACTCATGGGACAATAAAGAAGAAACGGACTGTTCGTTGTGAAGCATGTTGTCACGCTGGctttttcctcctctccctgccagGATGAGAACAGCAGATCTGCCCCTAAAGTCTTGGCGTCTCTGTTCCTGTCCCCGGGGGGGCCCAAGTTTATTGCGGTGATGCTTCACCTGGCAAAGCATGTCATGCTGCAGGAGATGAAAACATTTACCACTGGTAAGATTTGTACAGATTAATATACCTCCAGTTCCTATTCGtgaattttttaatttttaatattTAAGCTTCCTCCATGTGTAAATACTGCTCTTTAAATTTATAGTGATCTAAAATTCTGTGCACATTTCGTCGATTTTtactgacacttttatccaaagtgtcaCAAGTGACAactattcattcacacattgacaccgacggcggagtcagccacgcagggcgacagccagctcgtcaggagcagtcagggtgaggtgcctcgctcagggacacctcaaaaCTCTGCTATGagagggatcgaactagcaaccttccggttaccagccaacccgctctactgCCACCCGATGTGTAGTTGGATGTATTTGTCCATAGCCAATGTACATGACCATGGCTGTCCTGTTCCGTTTCTATTAGATGGCCGGTGGGCCCCTGAGGAAGCCGCCGTGCCCGCCTCCACCATGGACATCGCCATGAAGAGACTGAGGCTGACCAAAGCCAGGCTCCTCCAGTCGGCCCAGGCCCAGGACCGCCTGCTGCAGGAGGACCGGAGACGCGCCCAGTGAGTACAGGGAGGCGGCTCCATCAAAGGCACCTCTCTTCCCATCTCTTGACTCTCATTGGTATTCATAATGTATATACGCTTTGAGCTCGAGGTCCgcaagagactcaagactcactttgagttcagagttcacctggactgcATAGGTTACCCCTTACCCCCTCCCGTACTCCCCTAAAAGTACCCCTTTAAAGCACTTAGAGTGTAGCATTGTGTTGCATCGAATCCatctatctttgttgcatacggggaatgggttaacctagtgatagttagtgCTTGGTTCTATGTATattcttactgtaccgaaactcgaaagagatatattgttgtgtcTCTTTCTTCGGACAAATGTCCAAATTGTAAgactctttggataaaagcgtctgctaaacaaaAATGTAGGTCACCTCTAAAGTACTGAACAAACCACACTGCTACCGTCTGATTGGCCGAAAGGGCTACCCTGTGACTGGCTGATTAAGCATTGATGCAAACAACCTGGAAGAGTTTTAAAAAGGCGGGTCACAGGGCTTCGGTTTGCCTCTCAAAATGAAAACCTCCCTGTGATTGGACGTTAACGTCTTCTGCAATGATTGATGGCTGGCCCATTTTGTTAGTGGACACACCTGTCGGCTCATTTAAGAGCAAGCTGGGCATGCCGAGACACTCTGCTCAGAAACAGTGCTGCAGTCAGCAGGTTTGTGTCGTGAGGCCAGAGCTCGCGTGCTTCCTAAGTTATTTGGCTCCTCTTTGAGGGATTTGATTGATTTTTGTGCCAAGATCTTCTTTTGTGTGCTCAGCCTGGATATCCTTTTGTGTTCCCCTTATGAAGGACCCTGGGTCCGTCCATTCAGGACATCCGGGCAGAGGGAGCCAAGTATGACAATCTGCTCAAGTATGTGTGACACGCTTTCATGACATAAAGTCCTGTTTCACAGTAGTGTTGGTACCAGAGGGGCGATCACAGGTGTGTCTCATGACCTTAATTAGGGCCACTGGAATGCCCAGAGCCCTAATTAACCGAATGCTATGCACCTGTTTTTGGCCCCATTATTGTGCTGTGCGGAGAGTCACTCTACCTCTTCTTCCCCTTCTAGACGTCAAGAAGATGATTCGTTCATGGAAGGGGAGGCTTCGGCTCAAAAGCTCCTCAAGGTATGTTCTGGTGGACTTgagaattttctttttttaattagttTATTTTCATTAATGTATCA
This is a stretch of genomic DNA from Gadus chalcogrammus isolate NIFS_2021 chromosome 17, NIFS_Gcha_1.0, whole genome shotgun sequence. It encodes these proteins:
- the plaa gene encoding phospholipase A-2-activating protein produces the protein MALSNSYKLRCSIPGHEMDVRGVTAALVPAGAFVSVSRDRTGRVWTPNASPDKGFTEMHCMTGHTNFVSCVCIIAPSETYPRGLIATGGNDNNICVFSLDQPQPLFMLQGHKNTVCTLSSGKFGTLLSGSWDTTAKVWLNEKCMMTLQGHTAAVWAVAILPEQGLMLSGSADKSIKLWKAGRCEKTYTGHEDCVRGLAVLSDTEFFSCSNDTSVRRWMVTGECVQVYLGHTNYIYSIAIFPNSQDFISTGEDRTVRIWRKGECHQTIRLPAQSVWSCCILPNNDIAVGASDGLIRVFTEAEDRVASPQELLAFEDELSKTTIDPKTGDLGDIKIDDLPGREHLDEPGNRDGQTRLIKEADKVEAYQWSVSESRWMKIGDVVGGSSQHTTKKVTYEGKEYDFVFTIDVNEGGPSMKLPYNMSEDPWLTAHNFLQKNDLSSAFLDQVANFIIENSKGHVVGPATPSAVDPFTGSGRYVPGAADGRTGFGADPFTGSGRYIPGSGSTGGSTGATDPFTGGGAYSSAAFRQTATNVYFPKTDGVTFDQANATQIMAKLKELNGTASPEHKLSEEFVESLEKMLDSVVGGANNSTPPPSLQQINLLWKASHWPEDIVFPVLDILRLAVRHPQVNESLCGEAEGVQLCNHLLGLMAPQGRPANQMLALRTLCNCFGGPQGRALLLAQREAVLARAAELAVGGSKNTQVALATLLLNYAGCLHGRPDLEAKAQCLSVASSALESVQDKEAVFRLLVALGTTLASDQSARELARSLGVTSQIAKYSSVADPAKVGECCQLVLNELQ